Sequence from the Cucurbita pepo subsp. pepo cultivar mu-cu-16 chromosome LG02, ASM280686v2, whole genome shotgun sequence genome:
aaataatttagggttttatgtaaactaaaatcatattattttgtaaattatttatatcgaaagcaaaaataaataatattagaaatgaaaataaataaaaggttaaattaataaaaatatttttaaactttaaatttttttaataatatctttaaattaaaaaaaaatattaatttatttttaaaatatttttaaaaatcgtaTTTGCTACTCCTTTTGTGCATATAACTGAAGTTTTGACTACGTGGAAATATGGTATCGAGACGTATATTTTGAgctctaaatttgttttttttataattatcgAGTATCATTtcaaacgtttaaattaataaaaatatcattaaattttatattttgtctagaaaaaatatatggaaacttttaaaagttttaataatactctctcaactatgaaaaaaaaaattaaaaattaaactgaTGAAGGAAGTAGCTGTCATctcataatatttttgtattttgtaattaaataatagtttATGGATAATTACTAGTGATAAAGATTGATATCCCAATGACTTAGAATGGGTCAAGGGTAAACTAAACAACGATAATAATGACTCATCATTTTATAAGACTCTGGTAGTTATcgttattaaaatatcaaatataaaacagaaataatttatattgtaGCCGATTGACAAAATCTTTATTGCTCTGAAGTCTTTTGaacgaaaacaaaaatattatcgtaaagaattaattttaaattagataaTATCAGGTCATACAGAAATATGTGGATGACGTTGTGAAAGGTATGATTTTGATGGGTTTGTAGCAATGTAAAAGTATGAACTAGTCGTCCATAACATTTGGTTAAACAATGTCATTGTAGCGAGAGAGATGGCACGATGTTACAATTATACCAAGACTAGACCAAGGAGACTTTGTGGGAGAGTCGTTGCATAATTGATATATACTCGTTAATTTTTCGATCTTAATTACGTCTTTACTctctaaatcttaaaaattaaaaaataaaaaagggaaagaggaCAGTGACACAAGAAAACCGATAATTTTGCAGAGTTAAATGTACGAGAGATGTAAAAGTATCTCgtatttttatctaataattattaatatgagTATTCACGGGTTCGGTAGGGACTTTTTTAGACCTGATTTGACCCAACACAATTACTCgacttataaattttttcaactaaATACAACGTCAATTTTAggttgatttgaatttttttggatcgtttatttaaatttttgttttaaataaaagtaaaataacttttttatatatatataattatatcgtataaaaaatatttaatcgtTCAAGTAAATCTAGTTTTAGGAGAATTTATGGACGGACttaatctataaaatttttatttatttgaactcaatccagttcaaataaatttagagtACAACACAAATCATATGGGTTGGGCTCGGGTTATCGAATTTTTTAAAGTCCGATAAAGATTTTaagatttcaattttagtGTGGGGCGAATGTGATTATTACGGAGAGAGTAAATTATGACCATCAATGTACGACCGTGATACCCATCATCCTCTTGCCCGTATCATTATGTTCTAGATCAACTCCAATTCTCTTTTGTCTCAACTATCAATCAATTTTTCTAGTACCGTTAAAGATCAACTTACCAtattcaaagaaagaaaaggtcGAGCCCAACTTGTGCTCGGTGGCCAAGTCTTTGGCCAATGAACACTTCTCGGTCGAAGTTGAGGCAGATTAATGCCCATTAATTAAGGTGGACTGGGTTATTTGATCAAGCAAAACTCATATTGGTCAAGTTTTCGAGTAGTGAAATTGATCGAAAATCTATATTTACGATAGACTATTAATGTCTGAGCATGATCgagttaaatttaaattaagcaACGCCTGGTTTAAAATATACGTCATtagattttaataaatgatcaACGTATCGAGATTTAGGTCAAGATGTCATAACTTTAGCATACTTCATTAGAGAAAGATGGTTCATCCCACTTAGTTGAAATAACTGAGAACTGTTGTTCGGTGGCAAAACTGCATTAAACGAGGGGCTCGTGTCTCCTTCAACTTGTTGAGAGCGATAGTTTCAACATTTTCAAGCGAGAGTGATATCGAAATGACCTTGAGTGTCAATCGTGTCCCACCAACGTTGTTCTCTTtgactcttcttctttccGGTTCGGCaagttcatgaaattttataattttataattattctttttttatctaataattatcatatttatcatttaattttaatttaagtttatgaaatttaaataaaataaagagtttTTTATGTTCGGGTTTCGTTCCAACAAATTATGTTGTTTGGGGATTTGTCAGAACTAACTAGTAAGAGGCTCAAAATCGGAAACGATCTTAAAAACCAATCACGTTCCGATAAAAAATCTCAATATCGTCTTTGTTAGAGATGTCCACGGGGCTGTACGAGGACAGGGAAGCGTTCCTTGTTTCTATTCCCGCCTCCTATTTCATCTTTcattccttcaaatttttcatttatttttggtggAAACTGACCTGGGACTTTCCGTGGTaaattttttctatcttttataaatgtttttaaaaaaataataataaattcaacgaaaactcaaatttcaatattaaaatttatacagCAGAGCTGGGCGAAGATTGAGACGAGGAATATAATTTCCGTCCCTTACCCTGTTTAGCTAACGAGAAGAAATTTCTCTCCATTCTGTCCTcattcttcatttaaattGGAACTTTTCACACCGTTTCGGGTGGGTCTCTACAGCGTCCCGACCTCACAGGTTaaatagacatttttaaataccgttttttttaatattataacgAAATGTCGGGAATTTCAAAGATTCTAATAAGATTTAGAgatatattcattttattaataatgataaatccaaaacaaaagaaaaaaaaaacagaacaaagaTTACTCGATAACCAAATTATTGGagtaacaaacaaacaaacctaaAAAGTAGTTTTTTCGGTTGGTCGCCACTCATTAAAAGCAGCATATATAGGTAATTCAGTTAAAGCCTTTGTGTGTTACTGTTGTTGATTCAATTCAGGCATTGATCTTCCGGCAGTCGGAACGAATCTCGCCGTCGGTTCCAGTGAGCGGGCTGAGATTAGACATCTTAACCATGGCGGCGGCGAAGTCGGAGAAGAAAGCAGAGGGGTTGGAGGAGTAAGAGGTGACATGAGAGTCGGCGGAGCCATTGTTGAAGAGGGCTTGATCGGAATGAAGAAGACCTTTGTTTTGTATCAAATTCTTGAAATAAGCCGTGTCGAAGGAGGAAGGCGTGCGGACGTCTAAAGACGAAAGCTTGTCGTCGTCGCCGGAGAAAGGGCAGTTTGATCTTAAAGAAGCTGCGAAGTCTGAATCGATAGTCGTTTCGTTATGAGCCCTTACTCGGAACATCGAGCACCTCGCTTGCCCTATTGTATGCGATCCTAATCCAATCATTCATCAACAAACAAACCAACCATTTTAGCCGACCCATAAACACTTAGTATCCCAATCCTACCGCTAAAAATGCTGTGATACCCAATTGTTATAACGGAAGCAGAAGCAAGATCGATTGTACTCACACACccacaaacagaaattaaataaagtgaCACAAATATTTACGTAGTCTGTAGAGAAATTTCCCTACATCCCCGATTGGTACCTAGTTACTATGACCAAAGTGTTTACAAGTGTATCTCTCAAACTCTCACGCTACAAAATCTTTCAACTGACAATGATTTCATACCTCAAAACAATTTTAGATGAACATTTACTTTATATAGGCATAGCAATACTAATTCCCGTACATGAACCAAATAAGTAAGAATATGAACCAAAAGGGTTTGAAGGAATGAGAGTtatgaaccaaaataaataagaacacGAACCAAATGGGTTATGAACGGAGAGATACGACAATACATTTTCATGACAACTTACAACAGTAGGTCAGTATAGTACCTGAAAGAGCGACTAATTCTTTGGTATCGAAGCCTTTGTTGGAGAAGGCGGAGACGAGATCAGGGAGGTCGAGGAAGGGAGAAGGAAGGTCATTGTTTGCGCGGTCGAAGCTGGCGGTGGTGGCGTCTCTCCTCCCAAGCGCCACCACCCACGACGGCCCACCGAGCTGAAAATTAAGCACAAAAGCTCAAAACCCACATACCCAAATGGTGTTCAGCTCaagaaatgaaaggaaatCTTACAGCAACCACTGAGTCCCTGGCTGCAATCGACAGAATATCAGCACATGAAACCACTGAAGGGCAGCTCGCCTCCACCAGCGTTTTTATCCCGTCGATCACTTCAAACCCTCTCAACGAATCTTTATTTGGGATTGCTGTCTTTTCTCCGGTGAAGTTCGACGTGTCGTCTAGCAGCACCGACGCGTCACATCCCTGCATGTACATATACTATTCGTTATATCATTTCATCACTCGTGAAAACGACGAGTTAGAGCCATTATGTTTATGGTTGTAACTCTCAAACGTAGACCTGAGTTCACGTGGGCATGCATGCATGTATTTAAAGATTTGGATATGTAGCGGTttaagtctaccgctagcatatattgttctacgcatctattaaggagaggtttcctctccaaccatcgatgtgggatctcacaattcactcctttGGAGCCaccgtcctcactagcacagtGCCCaatatctggctctgataccatttgtaacagcttaagcccACAAGtaggcagatattgtcatctttcgactttttctttctaatttcccctcaaggttttgaaacacgtctactagggagaggtttcctcCCTAacgaccgatgtgggatctcacaattcaccccccttaggggcctaacgtcctcgctagtacaccatccggtgtctagctctcataccatttgtaacggcttaagcccatcgctaacaaatattgtccttttttagctttccctttcgggcttccctcaagattttaaaacacgtctactaagaagaggtttccacacccttataaggaatgttttgtccTCCCCTCCTACCGACACGAGATCTCATAGAATAACAATACGTATTTTTTGTTATCCACTACTAAATTTTTGTCGGttagaaaattcaataacGAACAAATAGGaggaacgaaaaaaaaaaccatagtAAACTAAAGAACTAAAAAGGGATGAATTTAAAAGAGACGTGCATTAACAAAGCAGTCGTGAAAATGAAGACGAAGCAACGAAGCCCCCATTCGATACTCTTTGGCCACTGCTTTCACGACTTCACGTCGGACGGTGGAGAGTAGCTTGGGGCAAGAGCTCTCATAAAAGTTTGCAGATAAACTGCCAAAGTTGAAAGGTATCAACGAAACAAACACGAAAAGACACCACAAATTTCTCCGGATCGAGTCCATTGTCCCAACAAACTAAGagaaacttgaaaattttgtgaggAATGTTGCTATCTAAAACCaagaacatatatatatatatatatatatatatatatatgtatagagagagagagagagagagagagagagagagagagcccAAGAAGGAGGTAGCTGCTTGCAACTGGCTGCTTACCTTTTTAGAAGGTCAGCTTCAAAGGttgaaaatttgtgaaaaaagacccaaaaaaaacaaaaaaaaaaaaaaccagaaaagAATGGATTTCATAAGCGTAAACCCACTATAGATGTGGGTGGGTGTACcgaatcattattattattattatttttttttttttagagttaaattttgaaaaatccatTGAATAGTGATTTGAATATTGAACACTTGGAGAAGAGGATGTTGATGTTTGGCACATTATTGAATTGGATCAACTTTTTAAGATAGATAGATTAATGGGTGTGTGTCGATCTCCACCGAGCTAGAAGACTCTTCGTCTCCGtgaaatttttcatttatttttataagaattgaAATGGAATTTTCAGTGAAAAATTTGGGGTCGAGTTCtatgtgagtttttttttttttatataaataaaaggtgAGGTGGGACGGAGTGGGATTTGAGTAGGAATAGGGAGGGGAAATACAATCTTCATCCTAACCCGTTTGATAACGaaaagaaatctctctctattcCCTTCCCATTAGGGGTGGGCCCTTGCGACCTTTAGTTCCACAAGTTAAATGAAAATCGGAGGAAATGTGAACAAAATGCATTCGGAATCTTATAGTTAGTCAAATAACTAAtgctaattttaattgaataatataGCATTGGTAAATGGTAAGACTTGTAAGGAGGTATTGAAATTCATGTTGTTTTGGTAATCCCCCAAACTTAAGAATGTTCCAATTGGGTTTGAATTTAGAAGTTTGGAAGTGTTTAGAGTTTTCAAATGCAATGATGGAGGGCGAACGGCGAGGGTCTCAAAGATTCATACAACTCTTAGTTTGATGTTAAAGAGTGGTAAGGTCGTCTAAGTGGAAGGCCGTCTGTAATGGCCTCAACAACTTTCTAATCATCAGTCCTCTGCTATCATTATGTCAATATAATTCCCTCTCTAATTTTCAATATCAATCATCTAAACTGCCCCTCTCCTCCCACAGAATAATCAACATGAGACTACTAAATTTCAAGAGGATAATGAGAGCTTAAAGTGACTTAAGAGCTACGGCGGAGTTTCGAGGaactttcaaataaaaaattctaatttcgGGATCCTTGGtcctctcctttacagtcgagCAGCTTCGCAGCTTGGACTTTATTCATGAGACTTATATGGCTGAAAGACAAGACCACGTTATACTGACCCAAACAAACAAGTATTTTACCGAAAGGCTAGCCAAAAAAAAGCATTGAAAGTTGAAGCATTGTTTCGGGGAGaccatcaaaacaaaaattttatttttaaataaataaataaaagaagaggaaatacaaaaataaataaataaaagaagaggaaatacAAAGTAATTTCATATGGATTAAATGAAGCTAAACAAAGTGTTGAAAACTATgctataatattaaaattttaaaacttatataAGTTATATCAAAAATCATAAGATATttacaatattattaaataccaaaataatgaaaattacctttaagaaaatcttttaaatgactttttttataagaaaattattgaaaatgaaaaaataaataaataaataaataaaaaatcatgaaaatgaGAACTAATATAGGAGACATTTCCGATCTCCTCTGGTGGACTTTCCCTAGAAATGAGAGCAAAATGGGCGGTGGCCGTACAGTTATTAACCAAATATGTGGCTACAATCATCACACCAAATTATATATCTCAATCTATCAAATAATGTTGCCTCTCGTCCTTCAAACTAGGAAActtatgaaaacaaaaattagccCCACCAAGGCCAAACTTCACTTCCTATCCCCAGGGTGTGCCTGTTTTATTATCAATTGCAACAAAATCAGAACACAAAGTTTTCCTCCTCCGCACCAAGAGGTTGTAATCTATCTCCCATCTCTCGGATAGCATCTGCAGTAGAGTCATCTATGCCCAGCAAATATTGCAAACGGGACACCTTTTCGGGTGCCGCTTCACTGTTCACGTATACAGAGAACAGATCGGCGAGTTCTTCAGGCACGTCCCAGGATAAAGGTTTCGATGGAACGGCTTTGTCACATGCGAGAAGATCATTGAGAGATGATATCTGGAAAATAAAAACGTCATATGACACTTAGAATCACTGATATCTGGCATCGGGTCAATTCTAGTTACCCTACAATGGAGAAATCATTAAAATGAAACATATCTTACCACCCCCTGACGGTTTCTCTGCCTCAACAGTGCCACAGCCTGAATTAATGAGTTTGATAGCCTGCTTTCTGCCAGCTCGTGTACGACGCCCTTTGCCTTCTCAGCATTAATGTTGAGGTCCGATGGGATTTTCTCATAGACCTCTTCTTCATCGAACTCGCCGGTGCCAGACGAGAAGATGTCATCGACGGTCTTTTTGAAGAGGGTCTCTCGCAATCGCTCTGATATCATGCTATCTAAATCAACATTTGCTTCCTTGAGTTCTCTAACCTGCTTAATGTTGAGTCGCCCTTGACCAACAGCGGTTTCAATGGCAGCAGCCATTTTCGTGGTTGTTATGTTCTTGATGATCTTATTGGCATATTCAGAAGGCAATCCAACTTGCTTCTGCAACTCATTAAGCTGTTCTACCCTAGCCTTTGTAAGTTGACCATCAGCCAAAATTACTTCAGCTTGTTGCTGGAAGGCCTGCTCAGCTATGCTCCTATGTACTTCAACAGTCTCCTTAGTGGTTAAACCCAAAATGTTACCAAGCTGATTTAGAAAGACATATTCAGAATCGTCCTTCTTTGTCGTAATCTGAGCACCGAACGGAATTCTGACGACTTCGCCGGTCAAACAAAAAT
This genomic interval carries:
- the LOC111787915 gene encoding cationic peroxidase 1-like, giving the protein MDSIRRNLWCLFVFVSLIPFNFGSLSANFYESSCPKLLSTVRREVVKAVAKEYRMGASLLRLHFHDCFVNGCDASVLLDDTSNFTGEKTAIPNKDSLRGFEVIDGIKTLVEASCPSVVSCADILSIAARDSVVALGGPSWVVALGRRDATTASFDRANNDLPSPFLDLPDLVSAFSNKGFDTKELVALSGSHTIGQARCSMFRVRAHNETTIDSDFAASLRSNCPFSGDDDKLSSLDVRTPSSFDTAYFKNLIQNKGLLHSDQALFNNGSADSHVTSYSSNPSAFFSDFAAAMVKMSNLSPLTGTDGEIRSDCRKINA